A window of Chanos chanos chromosome 15, fChaCha1.1, whole genome shotgun sequence genomic DNA:
GTGCCGAGAGTGTTTTCGCAGATATTCCGAGATCCTTCGCTAAGTTTCCGATTATATATCCATTCTTCGTCTCCTCTGGAATAGCATATGTAATATCGCCATTTGTCCTCTGCAGATGAGAGAGGGTCGATGCTAAAATCAGCAATGAAGAAAGGACAAACGATCTTTTGTATTCCATATTTACGCAGATGCTACAACTGTTTCACCCGTGCAGCTTGTAGAACAACAGCTTTCCCCGTTTATGTATCAGAAACACAAGTAAACGATGTCAGttgaaggaaaacagagaggaatgGCCTTTATGTTCACAGTTCACTGGCAATATGTAGATTATCGAGAATTCTCCTCCCTTTAGTTTATGGAAGTAGGAGTGAAATACCGTATCTCTCTTCGCTGGTATATGGCGACACActgtgtgatatttaaaaattaCAGTCAGATGTAGAGTACCTGGAATTGGAGATCCACGCTTTCCCAGTTGTAACAAATCATATGCTCACAGTTTATTTCACGGAGTCTTGCACATCACACGCGGGCCACCTCACATGGTTACATATATTCATCAGTCAGAGAGTTGGCTGTATCTCTTTTTACAAATCATCAGTTTTTTAATACATTGAATATGTATAGCAGTCTCCACATATGaaggctgttttgttttctgtcaaataAGACAGATATCACGAATGCTCAAAAAATTAAACGAAATTAAAACAATGTACTGGCTGTTGTCCAATTGAAGGGTGCTGATAAGTAGAAAAGGTATTGTTATCGCTGTACTTTATTGAGAGATATGGATGCCAGGACCATTCACCCCTTTCAGTCCACATAAGGCAGCTGTCCATCGTTCTAAAGACCTGTTTCTAGCTAGAGAACATTTTGGCGACAGAGTTGTGCAACACCAGATGCTCCAGGAAGGACAAGGGACGACAACCAACCATAGTTAAACTGATTTTGATTATGAAAAAGCTAAGGACACAGCGCTAATCATTCAGCAATGAACAGGGACCACTGTGTCAGATGTTGAAGAAACCTCTGATTTTTTTGTACTCAGAACCAAAAAAAGACCATACAACTTTGCACAAGTAAAGTGATTGGCATCGTATTATCTGTATTAATCAGTCTCATCTGAAACACAGCTCATTACCAAGCAGAGTGTCGGTATATTAGTAACAAATCCTGGGACGAGAGAAAAGTGAATTCAGGTCCTATTTCAGTACTTGAGGCAGCAGCAATggataaacagaacaaataaaactaGGCAAGCTTAATTATTCCGTACGTGTATGTCCAACCACATGGGTCTTGCGAGCAGAAAACTCCACATTATCCTTCAAAGGTTAAACGTACATTTTTCATTGTATTGGTGCTATCTGGTGAGGTAGCctatgctgttttgttttattttgtttcattttctgcaCACTCACAAGCCGCGGCAGGCCCTCCACAGCATCAACACATTGAAACAGCTAGGCTTGATGGTGTACAAAGGTGCATACTCCAGGCCTGACCAGCCAGCAGAggtattcacacacattttcaaccCATCTCTATCCTCATGCACAGTTTCTGCATGCCTCAAATGCCCCACCATCGTGCCCGTTCGCAAATAACCCACCTAAACCTGTGCTAAAGACTATCAGCCAGTTGCTCTCACCCCTGTCATTTCAGAATGCTTTGAACAACTGGTACTCACTCACATGAAAGACACTGTCCCAGAAGATCTAGAACCAACACCAGTTTGCCCACCAGGCAAACAGATGGACTGAGGACGCCATCCATGTGGCTCTCAATACTGCCCTCTCTCACCTGGAAAAACACAAGACCTACGTCAGGATGCTCTTTGTTGACTACAGCACAGTGTTTAATATCATCGTATTGAGCAAGCTGGTCAACAAACTCCACGCACTAGGACTAACTCCCTCCATACAGAGCTGGATACTGGACTTTCTCATCAACTGCTCCCAGACTGTTAGACTGGGCAAGTACACATCCTCCACCCTCACCCTGAGCACCGGTGTCccccagggctgtgtgctgagccccctCCCCAACCCATCCAGAACTCAAACACTGTTGTTAAGTTTATGGATGACACAACAGTCATTGGGCTCATATCAGACAACGATGAAGCCGCATACAGGGAAGAAGTTCGGAACCTGACAGTGTGGTGCGTCAACAATAACCTGGTCTGAAATATCAAAAAGACCAATGGGATTATCATGGTTTTGGGACTACCAAGAAGagcacacacagtcctgtccaCATCAACACGTAAGCTGTGGAGAGACTCCTTAGCAAAAGGTTCCTGGTAGTTACcatcacagaggacctctcctgggCTGAAAACACCTTAGCAGTGGTGGGTAAGGCACAACAACGCCTTTGTTTTCTGAGAAGGCTAAGGAGAGCCAACCTCCCCAAAAAGCTGCTTGTCAGGTTTTAAAAATGCACCACAGAGAGCATCCTAACAAACTGCACGACACCCTGGTACAGCAGCTGCACCAAAGCTGATAAGAAAGCCCTTCAGTATGTTGTGAAAACAGCACAGGACATTGTTGGCATAGAGCTGCCATCACTAGAACATCTTCACAGCGCTCGCGGTGCAAGGGGGGCTAAGAACATCATAAAAGACATTACACACCTTGGACATGATCTGTTTAAGTCCCTCCCATCAGGCAGGCACTACCATCAGAACAATTCACACTTGCACAGATAGACTGAAAGACAGCTTTTTCCCGAAAGCTGTGGCACTATTCAACCCAGATATATCCTCAGTCTGATAAGACTGATGTACTGCTATCAATGGAGTgcatgcagtatttttttttttttacttacatgTCATGTCATCTCATGTCATGTCATTCGTGCAGTATTTACTTACATGTCATTCATGTCACATGTGCAATAATTACTTATGTCattcatgtcactccactcgTGTCATTCCATGTAGCGCGATCTATGTAGATCCCCATAGGCAAGTAGCGTAGGATGGAAAGCGAGAGACGCATTGATAGTCGATAGACGACGatgacagtaacagtaatgttaACGTAACGTTGTTGGTTGCgaaatgttattgtttgttgatAAGTTTAGTAACGTTACTTTACCCACAGTGGCGAAGGAAAGCTCTGTAGGAAGGTTGACGGTGGCGTGACTGAAAAACGGTGAAAAGTGGCAGCGCTGAtggaagtatgtgtgtgtgttgtttcagggCTTAGGCACTGTTTTGGAGTGTGAACGCTTTTGCCTATTTCAAAAACAGGTTAAGTCCGACGCGTCCTGTTTCGTCGTTATGGCGGCTGCTTTTACTTAGGCAAACTGGACTGTGGGATGCAATACATGTGgagggttattttttttttcctgagcctGGACATTATGATCAGCGGGCCTACTAAGTACTGCTTGTTTTCAAATATTCTGGAAGAGCTAGAGTTAACTACACATTCAGCAGACGGATCTCTatagacaaaaagaaaaagagagagaccaaggaGGACTACAATGCAATAAATGCGATGTGGAAAAGTGGAAATACATACCTCGCTTGATTCACCAGGAAAACACTCGCCAGCGAGATTAATCATATCATTTGAGCCCTTCCTCAGTGTATTGTCAGCCAGCAGCGTGTTCTCGTTGTACGATGAGACGAATTTGAAGTCACTTGTGCGTGATCCCGTTGTTAAGTATGTATCATAATTGTAAGAACTACGCAGAGTTCCTGCCCCGTCCACCTCTGCATATGTTGGCGGGAAATGGGTGCTGGGAATGGCGACTGCTCCATCGAACAAGAGTCTAGGCTTCTTTCTTTGACAAAGCTTCACTGCGAAGATGAGTATGATGAAAGCCAAGAAAAATGTGGACACAGACACCAGAGCAATGATCAAATAAAACGTAAGTTTCGAGGTGTTTTCCTCATGTGTCATGCCACTCAATTCCGAAATCTCGAGCAAGTTATCTGAAATGACTAAAAATATAGCACAGGTTGTAGAAAGAGAGGCATTCCCATTATCTTTCACTGAGACAATAAGATTCTGCTTCATGTTATCTGACTCGGCAATATCTCGCTGTGTCCTAATTTCTCCGCTGTGAAGACCAATGGTGAAAAGACCAGGATCAGTGAATTTCACGATGTGATACGACAACcaggcattctgtccagagtcAGCGTCCACAGCTATAACCTTGGAgaccagagagccagagagtgCGGACTTGGGGACCATCTCAGTCATGAAAGAGTTTCCGTCCGGAGAAGGATATAATATCTGAGGAGCGTTATCATTCTCGTCGGTTATGAATACGCTGACAGTCACGTTACTGCTGAGTGGAGGAGAACCATTGTCTCTGGCTAAGATATGGACTTTAAAGCTTCTAAACCTCTCATAATCGAAGGAGCGAACAGCATGGATTACCCCTGTTTCTCCATTAATGGATAAAAAGGAAGACACTTGTGCACCATGGACCTCACGAGGCGACAGAGAATAGAACACTGTACCGTTCTGTCTCCAGTCAGGATCTATCGCGTTAACTGTACAAATAGAGAGGCCTGGTTTGTTATTTTCAGGTACATAGGCGCTGTAGTATTGCTCCTTGAATACAGGTGGGTTATCATTAACGTCTGACACAGACATGTGAATAGTCTTGAAGGAAGATAACGGTGGAGTGCCCCCATCTGTAGCTGTGATTGTTATGTTGTATTCAGATACAAGTTCACGGTCAAGCTCACTTGTCGTGACAAgagagtaataattttttaCTGAGGCATTCAGTTTAAAAGGAACGTTTCCATGAATAGCGCAGCGAATCTGCTGATTTCCCTCAGAATCTTTGTCTTGCACATTGATGATGGCCACTTCTGTTCCAGGTAATGCATTTTCAGGAATGGGGCTGTTCAATGATTTCACGTGGATCACTGGCGCATTGTCATTCACATCAACAATTTCAATAATTACGCTCGCAAAAGAGGCAAGCCCTAAACCATCTTTCGCTTTAATCCCCAATTCATATGTTGGCTCTCTTTCAAAATCCAAAGTACCAGTTAGAACAACATTTCCCGTTTTAGAGTCCAAAGTGAATAATTTTGACACATCGCGAGAGATATGGCCAAATTCGTACGTCACCTCACCATTCACTCCTTCATCTGCATCCGTAGCGCTCACCGTTAGCACCAGCGTACCAACAGGAGAATTTTCTGATAGGCTGACCCTATAAACATTTTTACTGAACACTGGAACATTATCATTAGCATCCAGAACAGTCACATGTATAATTGCTGTGCCAGATCTTTGTGGATTCCCACCATCAGTTGCGGTGAGTAACAATGTCAGCTCCTGCTTCTGCTCTCGATCAAGTTCTGTTTCTAACAGCAACTCTCCATATTTTCCTTCTCCTGCTTTCTTgtgtaaaacaaaggaaaaatgaTCGTTTTCCTGTAATTTATAGCTTTGAACACCATTTCGTCCGACATCTGCGTCATGTGCTTCATTAATGGCAAATCGGGTGCCTTTATCCGTTGATTCATGAATCTCTAATTTAGTGACGTTACTTGCGAACACGGGTGAATTATCATTAACATCAAGGATCTCTACGATAGCACGATGTAGTTCGAGAGGGTTTTCGAGAACTATTTCATATTTAAGTACACAAATCGTCTTGGGTCCACATAGAGCTTCTCTGTCTATTCTCTCTGCAACAATCAGTTCACCAGTATTGGTGTTTATATCACAATAACGCTTGCCTCCATCATCCATATCCAGTCGCGCTTTTCGTGTCGAGAGAGTTTTTTCAGGTATCCCTAGATCCTTCGCTAAGTTTCCGATTATATAGCCAGTCCTCGTCTCCTCTGGAATAGAATAAGTAACATCGCCATTCGTTCGCTGCAGAGGACAAAACATGAATATCAGGACCAGCGTAGATAAAGGGGTGAATAGTCCTTCGTGCTTCATTctcaaagggaaagagatatTCCTCTTTTGATGCTATCCCTAAAAAAGAAAGGTTCTTCTGTTGTAATGTATCAGACAGACGAGTAAACGTTGTCAGCAGTATGAATAAAAGAGAAGACGTGCCCCATATTCACGATTCACTCGAATTATGTAGACAAGCGAGAATTCTCCTCCCTTTAGTCCAGAGACGGAGGATAGAAACGCTTTAACTCTCTAAGCTAGTGTATGGCGACACACTGTGTGATATTTAATTATTGCAACTAAATTTAGCTTTAatgacacacacctccactttCTTAGATATCGCAAGACATATGATGACAGATTACTTTTATATAGTTTCATATGTCATGTTATAGCTAAACAACATGTCACTGCTACATGTATCCATTGGCCATTCAGCACATTTTGTGCAAATCGTGCATTTCCATGCAATGCGTATGTATCGCAATATTCACGAGCAATATTCAGCACAAAGGTTTGTTGTATCTTCAGTCAAATAGTATTAAGAGTATTAAGCGTCACAGTGGTCGATAGAACAGGCGCAAGGTGTTGCAACATGTAGGCTGCTGTCCTGTAGATTGGTGCTGAAACAGTGCTGTCTTGAGGAAGCTTAACTGAACAAAAGAGGTGGGGTCCAGTTAGTTTGCCATTGAGTACTTAGGAGAAATGCTTAGCAACGATTATGTTTTCCCgcatgggagaaaaaaaaaaatttggttcCACTCTGTCCATAGAGGATCCATGTCGCTGCCGCCGACGCGACACCAATTCTATTTGGAGCTAGAGAGTGTTTTGGCAACAAAGATTTGCAAGACTAGGAACAGCAAACATGCCACCTCGATTGTGTGACATGTTCAGCTTTGAACAAAACTATGTACGCAGCGCTGAGCATTCGGGAATATGTACTGCGGCTGTACAGTCAAGTGCTAAAATCACTGGACTTGTGCAATCAGCATCACAAAAGGAGGCACTCAGCGTGCGTAAATAAAATAAGAAGTATCATTATATCAAAATACAATAATCTGATCTGAAACATAACTTTTCACCCAGAAGAATTCGTAGGACGTGAGTAAAAGCCGATTAAATTGTATTCCAGTACTTGGCGGAAAGGGCAAGAAgaccaaaaataaatgaataaattagcaatgagcaaacaaacacacaaacgagCAAACAAGTAAAtccaaaacaagacaaaatattGTCGTTCTTTCTCCAGGCATAACATTTGTCGAGCCCTGCGTTGAGCGAGGACATCTGACATTTACTACAGTTCAACagaaaatgcacacattcactgacGACTATTTGGCTGGACTGTCTACAGTATTCTGGAATTAATTACAAACAGTGTTGCACAGCTGTAAAGTTTGCATTTCATACTGCGAAGTATAACGAGTTTGAAAGAACTCAAagtcaagaaaaagaaaaagaaaaaaagaagtgtcaCAAGTGATGACGAAAAATGTTATTACTTAGCATAACTGGTGGGATTGGTATAGAAAACATACCTCACGCTTCAAATTTACAGCTAAAAACAGACGTACGCAGAAAGTTTTTCAACGgtatgtggagagagagaacgtgtaaAATAAAGGGAGAATATATGATACAGGGGCTGCCGTTTAAAACTGTTGTACCCATTGTGTAGCTTCACCAATTCTGACTAGATCATCTTCAGTATGGCGCAACAGCACATGAAAATGTAACTGAACATTTAGTTCAGCCTGacttttaaaagaaagactAGAGCAATACAAACTTTGTAGAAAACTGGAAATGCATACCTCGCTAGATTCTCCAGACGGACATTCACCAGAGAGATTGATGATATCATTTGAGCCCCTCTTCAGTGTATGGTCAGCAAGCAGCGTATTCTCATTGTATGATGTGAGGAACTTGAAGTCACTTGTACGTGAGCCTGTTGTTAAGTATGTGTCATAATTGTAAGAACTGCGCAAAGTTCctgctccctccatctctgCATAGGTGGGGGGGAGGTGGGTGCTGGGAATCGCAACCGTTGCGTCAAACAAGAGTCTGGGcttttttctttgacaaaacCTCGCTGCTATAATAAGAATGATGAAAGTCAGGAAAAACgtggacacagagaccagtgcGATGATCAAGTATAATGTCAGCCGTGAATTGTCCTGTTGATGGTTAGCAAATTTTAGGTCAGTAATTTCAGCGGGGTTATCTGAAATCACTAAATGCACTGCACAGGTTGTTGATAAAGAGGGTTGCCCGTTATCTCTCACTGCAATTATAAGGCTTTGTTTCATGAGATCAGATTCAGAGATATCGCGCTGTGTCCTGATTTCTCCACTATGAACACCAATGGTGAAGAGTCCTGCATCAGTAGCCTTGACAATACTATATGATAGCCATGCGTTCTGTCCTGAGTCAGCATCCACGGCAATCACTTTGGAAACCAGAGAGCCTGAGAGAGCCCCTTTGGGGACCACCTCTGTCATGATAGAGTTTTCCTGTGGGGCTGGGTATAAGATCTGAGGAGAGTTGTCGTTTTCATCTGTAAGGAAGACTCTTACAGTCACATTACTGCTCAGTGCAGGGGAACCATTATCTCTAGCCATAACCTGGACGGTTAAGTCTCTAAACCGTTCATAGTCAAATGTTCTGGCTGCACTGATCACTCCCGTGTCTCCGTTAATGGATAAAAAGGAAGATACTGACGCTTCACCCATTTCGCTTGGCACTACAGAATAAAAGACTGAGCCGTTCTGTCTCCAGTCTGGGTCTCTTGCAGTAACAGAACAAATAGTGGATCCTGgtttgttattttctgtcaGATAGGCGCTGTACGACTGCTTCTCAAACAGAGGTGGATTGTCATTCACATCTCCAACAGAAACTCTCAGCGATTTAGAAGAGGTTAGTGGAGGGGAACCTTCGTCGGCAGCAGTAATTGTAATGTTATATTCTGACACCTTCTCACGGTCCAGCTTTTCGGTGGTgattaatgaaaaatgatttttaatcgATGGACTAAGCTTAAAAGGAGTGTTTTGCTGAATGAAACATTTGACTTTGCCACTGGATTCTGTATCCTTATCCTGAACATAGATCACTGCTACTTCTGAGCCTGAGGGTTCGTTCTCTGGAAAAGGcgtttttaatgattttatgaatattaCTGGAGCATTATCATTTATATCAGTCACATCCACAATCACTTTACACGAAGCAGCTTGACCAGCTCCGTCTTTAGCTTTAACGCGAATTTCATACGAGGAGGTGTCCTCAAAATCCATTGGGCCTTTAAGTTTAATTTCCCCAGTTTTCTGATCAATAGAGAAAATACTTTTAGCTCTCATGGAAATGTGACTAAATTCATAAGTGACATCTGCATTAAGCCCTTCATCTGCATCAGCTGCACTCACAGAGACCACAACCGTGTCTAATGGTGCATTTTCTGGTACGCTCACCTTATACACATTCTGTGTAAAAACAGGTTTATTATCATTAGCATCTAGCACGCGAACATGTATCATTACAGTACCCGATTTCGGAGGATTGCCCCCATCATATGCTGTTACAATAAGTGAGTGATGGTCCTGCTTTTCGCGATCCAACTCATTCTCCAGAATTATCTCTGCATACTTTGATGCATCTGCATTGGTGTGAACGGCCAAACTAAAATGTTCATTGACTGACAATGTGTAGCCTTGTACTGAATTCACTCCTGAGTCCGGGTCCAGTGCCTCATCAACGGAAAATCTCTCTCCTTTATCGGCTGATTCCCCAATTTCCAAGTGTATTTCATTATGTGGGAAGATAGGCACGTTGTCGTTAATATCTTGGATTTCCAGAGTGATGCGATGCAGTTCAAGAGGATTTTCCATGAAGAAGTCAAACGTTAAGGTGCATGATGGCTTCTGTCCGCATAGCTCTTCTCGGTCTAACCTCTCATTGACAACCAAATCCCCTGATTGCTGATTAATGTCGCAGTAACGAGTTCTACCTTCGAATTCAATCCTGGGATTACGAGACTCAAAGGTTTTTATATTGACCCCCAAATCCTTAATAATCTTGCCAATAACAGAACCCCGTCTCATTTCTTCTGGAATAGAATATCGAATATCTCCAAAGGAGGGATAGAATCCAGCAAccaagagaagaaaaatttcCAATAATATCCAAAAAACTGCAGTTGTTTTAAATTCCATAATTTATCGTATATGAAGCACAAcgaaacacaaaaaaataacgAACAATGGGGTAGCGTTACTGAGCAAAAGTAAGATGAAGCCTTCTCGAATCAGGGGGTGGTCTTAATAAAATCTGTCGTATGTTGACCAACAGCGACCCTTTGTGAATCCTGTGAAAACTGAGAAGGAACTCATTTTTGAGGTAGCCAATATATAGGGCTCAACAGTACAAATGATGttgtactttctttctttctttttttctttttaataatacTGGACGCGGATGGCTACTTTCTCTATCGTACAACCTTTTTAAGTCTAAGATATCTTGAGTAATTTTGCTACAAAGTGAATTCATTTGAATTGGAATAGTACGCAGAGCATAAAGTAAGGGTAGCTACTATGCAGAAGTTAgtattgatgtttttttctgtgaacacttcagttttcttttaatattcCAGTATTATTATATCACCAGGTCCAGATTAGATgtcactttaaaataaatagatttgGTGCTCTAATATATCCCAACACCGACggaaaaaagaatttgaatgTATTAACCTTAAAAGTTTATTCTAATAACAATGCAAGGAAAGAGTGGGTGAAAGGAATAACAGCTTTTGTGGAGTAAGAGAGACATCAGAATTTCACATACCAGAATTTATAGATTCTTCAGGAAAATAAGAGGAACTTCATATTTCGCAGAATTGTACTGTAAATGAGCTAACACAACAATCGAGAACGCATTTACCCCATAAGTAAAACAGTAATTTCAGCCTTTAGGCCGAtagtttaaacacaaacacacacacacgattaaGGCGAAATGACAGTACTCGCTGTTACGTATGGAGTCCGCTGGGTATTATTTAGGTCAACAAGGAAAAGGTTACAGTATctaatgtttacattcattcattcgttcgttcgttcattcattcatccatacTTCccttttatatgtatataactACAACATACCTCTTCTGAAACACGTGTGTCCAGCAAGAAACCGTCAATATCATCTTCGTTTCCCTTTCTGAGTGTCGAGATAGTTGGCAGCGAGTTCTCATTGTAAGAGGTTACGAACTTGAAGTCACTCGTTCTCGAACCCGTTGTCAAGTATGTGTCATAATTGTAAGAACTACGCAGAGTTCCTGCTCCTTCCACCTCGGCATAGTTCGGAGGGAGATAGGCGCTAGGAATGGTAACTGCTCCGTCAAACAGCAGTCgaggtttttttctctgacagaatTTCACGGCCAGGACGAGAATAATAAAGGTGAAGAAAAttgtagagacagagaccagagaaattatcaaataaaatgttagtTTGGAAGTATCTTCATTATGAGCCGTTTCCATCAGTTCTGAAATTTCCGACAAGTTATCAGAAATAACTAAATATAAGGTACATGTTGTCGAAAGAGAGGGCTGCCCATTATCTTTCACTGAGATAATTAGATTCTGCCTGGTGTTGTCTACCTCGGCAATGTCTCGCTGCATGCGAATTTCTCCGCTATGAAGATCAATAGTGAAAAGACCAGGATCAGGGGATTTTACAATGTGATAGGACAGCCAGGCATTCTGACCAGAGTCAGCATCCACAGCTATCACCTTGGAgaccagagagccagagagcgCTGACTTAGGGACCATCTCAGTCATGTAAGAGTTTCCGTCTGGGGCAGGATATAATATCTGAGGAGCGTTGTCATTCTCGTCGGTTATGAATACGCTGACAGTCACGTTGCTGCTGAGTGGAGGAGAACCGTTGTCTCTGGCTATAACATGGACTTTAAAGCTCCTAAATTTCTCATAATCGAAGGAGCGAACAGCATGGATTACTCCTGTTTCTCCATTAATGGACAAAAAAGAAGACACTTGAACACCATGGACCTCACGAGGCACCAGAGAATAGAACACTGTACCGTTTTGTCTCCAGTCAGGATCTATGGCATTAACCGTACAAATGGAGAGGCCAGGTTTGTTATTCTCAGGCACATAGGCCCTGTAGAATTGCTCTTTGAATACAGGTGGGTTATCATTAACGTCTGACACAGACATGTGAATAGTCTTGAAGGAAGATAACGGTGGAGAGCCCCCATCTGTAGCTGAGATTGTTATGTTGTATTCCGATACAAGTTCACGGTCAAGCTCACTTGTAGTGACAAGAGAGTAGTAATTTTTTACTGAGGAATTTAGTT
This region includes:
- the LOC115828214 gene encoding protocadherin beta-16-like codes for the protein MEYKGLFAPSSMLVLASIFSHLVTTNGDITYSVPEEMKTGYVIGNLAKDLGIPVKTLSARKARLDLDDASMRYCDINVDAGELIVAQRIDREDLCGPSPICLLKYEIVLENPLELHHVIVEILDINDNSPMFASNVIELEIHESADKGTRFAINEAHDVDIGRNSVQSYRLQDNNHFSFVLHKNQGEGTYGELLLEQELDREQQQEMKLLLTATDGGTPRRSGTVVIHVTVLDANDNAPVFSQNVYKTSLPENSPVGTLVLRVNATDADEGTYGQVTYEFGRISRDVSKFFTLDSKTGNIFLDDSLDFERKSVYELGIKAKDALGLASFARVVIEIVDINDNAPIIHLKSLNSPIPENALPGTEVAIINVQDKDSEGNQQIRCAIHGNVPFKLNSSVKNYYSLVTTSELDRELVSEYNITISATDGGSPPLSSFKTIHMSVSDVNDNPPVFKEQFYRAYVPENNKPGLSICTVNAIDPDWRQNGTVFYSLVPREVHGVQVSSFLSINGETGVIHAVRSFDYEKFRSFKVHVIARDNGSPPLSSNVTVSVFITDENDNAPQILYPAPDGNSYMTEMVPKSALSGSLVSKVIAVDADSGQNAWLSYHIVKSPDPGLFTIDLHSGEIRMQRDIAEVDNTRQNLIISVKDNGQPSLSTTCTLYLVISDNLSEISELMETAHNEDTSKLTFYLIISLVSVSTIFFTFIILVLAVKFCQRKKPRLLFDGAVTIPSAYLPPNYAEVEGAGTLRSSYNYDTYLTTGSRTSDFKFVTSYNENSLPTISTLRKGNEDDIDGFLLDTRVSEEVCCSYIHIKGKYG
- the LOC115828213 gene encoding protocadherin gamma-A12-like; the protein is MEFKTTAVFWILLEIFLLLVAGFYPSFGDIRYSIPEEMRRGSVIGKIIKDLGVNIKTFESRNPRIEFEGRTRYCDINQQSGDLVVNERLDREELCGQKPSCTLTFDFFMENPLELHRITLEIQDINDNVPIFPHNEIHLEIGESADKGERFSVDEALDPDSGVNSVQGYTLSVNEHFSLAVHTNADASKYAEIILENELDREKQDHHSLIVTAYDGGNPPKSGTVMIHVRVLDANDNKPVFTQNVYKVSVPENAPLDTVVVSVSAADADEGLNADVTYEFSHISMRAKSIFSIDQKTGEIKLKGPMDFEDTSSYEIRVKAKDGAGQAASCKVIVDVTDINDNAPVIFIKSLKTPFPENEPSGSEVAVIYVQDKDTESSGKVKCFIQQNTPFKLSPSIKNHFSLITTEKLDREKVSEYNITITAADEGSPPLTSSKSLRVSVGDVNDNPPLFEKQSYSAYLTENNKPGSTICSVTARDPDWRQNGSVFYSVVPSEMGEASVSSFLSINGDTGVISAARTFDYERFRDLTVQVMARDNGSPALSSNVTVRVFLTDENDNSPQILYPAPQENSIMTEVVPKGALSGSLVSKVIAVDADSGQNAWLSYSIVKATDAGLFTIGVHSGEIRTQRDISESDLMKQSLIIAVRDNGQPSLSTTCAVHLVISDNPAEITDLKFANHQQDNSRLTLYLIIALVSVSTFFLTFIILIIAARFCQRKKPRLLFDATVAIPSTHLPPTYAEMEGAGTLRSSYNYDTYLTTGSRTSDFKFLTSYNENTLLADHTLKRGSNDIINLSGECPSGESSEL
- the LOC115828212 gene encoding protocadherin beta-16-like — protein: MKHEGLFTPLSTLVLIFMFCPLQRTNGDVTYSIPEETRTGYIIGNLAKDLGIPEKTLSTRKARLDMDDGGKRYCDINTNTGELIVAERIDREALCGPKTICVLKYEIVLENPLELHRAIVEILDVNDNSPVFASNVTKLEIHESTDKGTRFAINEAHDADVGRNGVQSYKLQENDHFSFVLHKKAGEGKYGELLLETELDREQKQELTLLLTATDGGNPQRSGTAIIHVTVLDANDNVPVFSKNVYRVSLSENSPVGTLVLTVSATDADEGVNGEVTYEFGHISRDVSKLFTLDSKTGNVVLTGTLDFEREPTYELGIKAKDGLGLASFASVIIEIVDVNDNAPVIHVKSLNSPIPENALPGTEVAIINVQDKDSEGNQQIRCAIHGNVPFKLNASVKNYYSLVTTSELDRELVSEYNITITATDGGTPPLSSFKTIHMSVSDVNDNPPVFKEQYYSAYVPENNKPGLSICTVNAIDPDWRQNGTVFYSLSPREVHGAQVSSFLSINGETGVIHAVRSFDYERFRSFKVHILARDNGSPPLSSNVTVSVFITDENDNAPQILYPSPDGNSFMTEMVPKSALSGSLVSKVIAVDADSGQNAWLSYHIVKFTDPGLFTIGLHSGEIRTQRDIAESDNMKQNLIVSVKDNGNASLSTTCAIFLVISDNLLEISELSGMTHEENTSKLTFYLIIALVSVSTFFLAFIILIFAVKLCQRKKPRLLFDGAVAIPSTHFPPTYAEVDGAGTLRSSYNYDTYLTTGSRTSDFKFVSSYNENTLLADNTLRKGSNDMINLAGECFPGESSEVREGSIESHMDGVLSPSVCLVGKLVLVLDLLGQCLSCLEYAPLYTIKPSCFNVLMLWRACRGL